One Ictalurus furcatus strain D&B chromosome 24, Billie_1.0, whole genome shotgun sequence DNA segment encodes these proteins:
- the mc5ra gene encoding melanocortin 5a receptor, with protein MNFSKTTTVSPSVWSFMLNSSREVYSLNGTDAPPSRTKSKVCEQLNITPEVFLILGIISLLENILVICAIVKNKNLHSPMYFFVCSLAVADMLVSVSNAWETIVIYLLSNQQLVAEDHIIRQIDNVFDSMICISVVASMCSLLAIAVDRYVTTFYALRYHNIMTVKRASLIITGIWTFCTGCGIVFIIYSDSTLVIVCLVSMFFIMLALMASLYTHMFMLARSHVKRIAALPGYNSIHQRTNMKAAVTLTILLGIFIVCWAPFFLHLILMISCPRNLYCMCFMSHFNMYLILIMCNSVIDPLIYAFRSQEMRKTLKEIICCYSLRNVLRWSN; from the coding sequence ATGAACTTCTCCAAGACCACCACTGTCAGCCCCTCTGTCTGGAGCTTTATGCTTAATTCCAGCCGAGAGGTCTACTCCCTGAACGGCACAGACGCGCCACCATCTCGGACGAAATCCAAAGTCTGTGAGCAGCTCAACATCACCCCTGAGGTCTTCCTCATTCTGGGCATCATCAGCTTGTTGGAGAACATCCTGGTCATCTGCGCCATAGTGAAGAACAAGAACCTGCACTCGCCCATGTACTTCTTCGTGTGTAGTCTGGCAGTGGCGGACATGTTGGTGAGCGTGTCGAACGCGTGGGAGACCATCGTCATCTACCTGCTCAGCAATCAACAGCTGGTGGCAGAAGATCACATCATTAGACAAATAGACAACGTCTTCGACTCCATGATCTGCATCTCTGTGGTGGCGTCCATGTGCAGCCTCCTGGCCATCGCCGTGGATCGCTACGTCACCACTTTTTACGCGCTGCGCTACCACAACATCATGACCGTGAAGCGCGCATCACTCATCATCACCGGGATTTGGACCTTTTGCACGGGATGCGGCATCGTCTTCATCATCTACTCCGACAGCACGCTTGTCATCGTGTGCCTGGTGTCCATGTTCTTCATCATGCTGGCGCTCATGGCCTCACTGTACACCCACATGTTCATGTTGGCCCGCTCGCACGTCAAGCGCATCGCCGCCCTGCCCGGATACAACTCCATCCACCAGAGGACTAACATGAAAGCGGCCGTCACGCTCACCATCCTGCTGGGGATCTTCATCGTGTGCTGGGCACCCTTCTTCCTCCACCTCATCCTCATGATCTCCTGCCCGAGGAACCTGTACTGCATGTGTTTCATGTCCCACTTCAACATGTACCTCATCCTGATCATGTGCAACTCCGTCATCGACCCGCTCATCTACGCCTTCAGGAGCCAGGAGATGCGCAAGACGCTCAAGGAGATCATCTGCTGCTACAGCCTGAGGAATGTCCTACGATGGTCTAATTGA